The Acidobacteriota bacterium genome contains a region encoding:
- a CDS encoding SpvB/TcaC N-terminal domain-containing protein produces the protein MSLQRESPAELIALPQGGGALQGIGEKFSPDLFTGTGNLSVPITLPAGRNGFQPQLSLTYSSGHGQGPFGLGWRLSLPGIRRKTSKGVPRYDDQRDVFLLSGAEDLVEVGRAGGVATYRPRTEGLFARVEHHRKPGSDFWRVRSKDGLISDYGTEPPTGEGEGHGRDPGVVTDPTDPERIFAWRLTRTVDPFGNRIVYEYERDSGEGDRLWDQLYLRRIRYVDYGAASEERYLVSVTFDYDHERPDPLSDRRPGFELRTRWRCRAIEVRTHAESERHVRTYGLTYLDETEVSADRLPANGTSLLSRIAVTGHDGDLSEALPPLEFGYSRFEPQAREFLTLASAELPARSLADPHLELVDLFGNGLPDFLEMGPTVRYWRNLGGGRFDFPRPMRDAPAGLSFAQPGIRIIDADGDGRADLLVATGERAGYYPLASSGTWDRRSFRRYRTAPTFSLEDPEVRLVDLDGDGVTDAVRSGSSLECYFNDPERGWHATRRVERRRLEEFPNLSFSDPRVRWADMTGDGLQDIVLIHDGSVEVWPSLGRGDWAPRVSMQKSPRFPAGYDPARILLGDVDGDGLADLVYVSDTRVTLWINRGGLGWSEPIEIRGTPPVSDRDSVRLIDLLGTGIAGILWSREAGLELRGRSYFLDFTGGVKPYLLTAMNNHSGAVTRVEYQPSTRSYLADQERGLAWRTPLPFPVQVVARVEAADQLSGGKLTTEYSYHHGYWDGEEREFRGFGRVDQRDSEEFERYGTSGLHPGGGFQTVPTERFSPPVETRTWFHQGAVAGEAGGWTEQDFTTEYWSEDPKLLSRPPNQERALRSLPPPTRRDALRSLRGRILRSELYALDGGELEDRPYTVTEHLYGVREEVPPQAGDPGRRRVFFPHVLEERETRWERGEDPATRFTLTADYDPFGQPRRVLEIACPRGWRRPGDRPAGRYLATCTLTRYAEPAEGSPAAALERHIRDRISMTTRFDIVDEGGFSLEEIVERGRLQEGLRPLAQTLNFYDGEPFHGLPLGRVGRWGALVRTEELVLAEGMLRRVGEAAGFEGLAPYLFAGEASPDEIAWSVDYPTEFRARLPRAAGYVVHSEDDGCLAGCFARTERRCYDVQAAADGPGRGLVTAHLDPLAGEAAGAVAPTTATRISYDSYDLLPVVVVDAAGLRTEADYDYRVLQPRQVTDPNGNRKVFGFTPLGLLSSIAVQGKEGEAVGDGDHPSTVLRYDLSAFSPVGRPISVTTVRREHHHHDEGVSGEDRQRTLTTVEYSDGFGRPLQARTQAEDVLFGEGPLGQGSLPPVDGGNEACRRTLSGRRRGPGESDNVLVSGWQIYDNKGRVVRKYEPFFDHGWEYQPLGEETPGASVVMEYDPLGRVIRTVNPQGSEERVVYGRPPDLTDPALFRPSPWEVFAYDANDNGGRTHGDGALEFRHSWNTPRSTTLDALGRPVETIERLTSKPEAGAAVTVQELSTVTTYNLQGHPVEVQDALGHIVFRYLYDLAGRKLCTESLDAGVRWSIFDAAGNEIERRDPRGALILRSYDALQRPVRLWARDSGAREITLREVLIYGDDPQAEPQRSPAELNLLGRLYQHYDEAGRLTFEAYDFKGNVVEKTRQVLSDEAILAVYPSATTEPGGRTDALRVHWQPRPGESLEERARRLLDPAEHRLSSTYDALDRVTTTLYPLDADGERKRLEPRYNRAGALEALSLAGEPFVERIAYNARGQRILLVYGNGVMTRYAYDPETFRLVRLRSERLQSEGDAAYVPSGSQSDPATLFQDLAYRYDLGGNLLEIQDRAPRCGVLDNPQSLEVQGHDPELARRLVQGDALLRRFEYDSLDRLLRATGREHAAPPPPPPPPWTDRSPGTDLTRARLYTESYTYDGAGNLTRLKHGSVVRSFTLQPGLNRLQSLKVDGETYSYAYDANGNLTREGLSRHFEWDHSDRLRAFRNQMQGAEPSVHAHYLYDGSGERVKKLVRTSSGGHRSTVYVDGLFEHHRKVSGGSITENDTLHVLDGHQRIAVRRVGPPFSGDPSEPVQYHLGDHLGNSHVTVAGPGGGVVREEYTPYGETSFGGFVGKRFRFSGKERDEESGFCYYGARYYAPWLARWFSNDPEGSSSGSAGYRYAVNNPLRFVDPDGRKDREAILNTGPQGQGILSFVPGQVPGPTLRRWDGPGLAPTPRDRAVMEGRLPREDSEEGFLYDLELKKAMKSAWGASKVTPSVSSPSIPPSGQFLSSKELDASVAQAESRGNSIVYLRIDLSAGYFYVGRSGTDLGFGRFNVRQAEHGSGYSFLVLATVKGSLARVVEEDWIRRFGGPSIYGGYLENKRYEMNESIYRSTCQAIGREPIPRPTENRGLPNPPRPLWHPVTGGLRRLGTPRINLLPRAPRVPLK, from the coding sequence GTGAGTCTCCAACGAGAGTCGCCCGCCGAACTGATCGCCCTCCCGCAGGGCGGTGGTGCGCTCCAGGGCATCGGTGAGAAATTCTCTCCGGACCTCTTTACCGGTACCGGCAACCTCTCGGTGCCGATCACGTTGCCGGCGGGGCGCAACGGATTCCAGCCGCAGCTCAGTCTCACCTACAGCTCAGGCCACGGTCAGGGACCCTTCGGCCTCGGCTGGAGGCTGAGTCTTCCCGGCATCCGCCGTAAGACTTCGAAAGGGGTACCTCGCTACGACGACCAGCGTGATGTCTTCCTACTGTCCGGGGCAGAGGATCTGGTGGAGGTGGGGCGTGCCGGAGGGGTGGCTACCTACCGGCCACGGACCGAGGGGCTATTCGCCCGAGTCGAGCACCACCGGAAGCCTGGAAGCGACTTCTGGCGGGTACGGAGCAAGGATGGGTTGATCAGCGACTACGGCACCGAGCCACCCACGGGGGAGGGGGAAGGCCACGGTAGGGATCCCGGCGTCGTGACCGATCCGACGGACCCGGAGAGGATCTTCGCCTGGCGCCTGACGCGAACGGTGGATCCCTTCGGCAATCGCATCGTCTATGAGTATGAGCGGGACTCCGGCGAGGGGGATCGGCTTTGGGATCAGCTCTACCTGCGGCGCATCCGCTACGTGGACTACGGGGCTGCCTCGGAGGAGCGCTACCTGGTTTCCGTCACCTTCGACTACGACCACGAGCGCCCGGATCCTCTCTCTGATCGCCGCCCCGGTTTCGAGCTTCGAACCCGGTGGCGCTGCCGCGCCATCGAGGTCCGCACCCACGCCGAGTCCGAACGCCACGTCCGCACCTACGGCCTGACTTACCTCGACGAGACCGAGGTTTCGGCGGACCGTCTGCCCGCCAACGGCACCTCGCTCCTGAGCCGGATCGCCGTCACCGGCCACGACGGCGATCTCAGCGAGGCGCTGCCGCCGCTGGAATTCGGCTATTCCCGCTTCGAGCCACAGGCCCGAGAGTTCCTAACTCTCGCCAGCGCCGAGTTGCCCGCTCGCTCCCTCGCCGATCCGCACCTGGAGCTGGTGGATCTCTTCGGCAATGGCCTGCCCGACTTCCTGGAGATGGGGCCCACCGTGCGCTATTGGCGCAATCTGGGGGGCGGCCGCTTCGATTTCCCGCGGCCGATGCGCGACGCTCCCGCGGGCCTGAGCTTCGCTCAGCCGGGGATCCGCATCATCGACGCCGACGGGGATGGTCGCGCGGACCTGCTGGTGGCGACGGGGGAGCGGGCCGGTTACTACCCTCTGGCTTCTAGCGGCACTTGGGATCGGCGCTCGTTTCGACGCTACCGCACCGCCCCCACGTTCAGCCTGGAGGATCCGGAAGTGCGGCTGGTGGACCTCGACGGCGACGGTGTGACGGATGCTGTGCGCTCGGGCTCGAGCCTGGAGTGCTACTTCAACGACCCGGAGCGCGGCTGGCACGCCACCCGCCGGGTCGAGCGGCGGCGGCTCGAGGAATTTCCCAACCTCTCTTTCTCCGACCCCCGGGTGCGCTGGGCCGACATGACGGGGGACGGCCTGCAGGACATCGTCCTGATCCACGACGGCAGCGTCGAGGTCTGGCCGAGTCTCGGGCGCGGCGACTGGGCGCCGCGGGTGTCGATGCAGAAGAGCCCCCGTTTCCCCGCAGGCTACGACCCCGCCCGCATCCTGCTGGGGGACGTGGACGGGGACGGCCTGGCCGACCTGGTCTACGTCTCCGACACTCGGGTCACTCTGTGGATCAACCGAGGGGGTTTGGGTTGGAGTGAGCCCATCGAGATCCGGGGCACGCCGCCGGTGTCGGACCGTGACTCCGTGCGCCTGATCGACCTGCTGGGCACCGGCATCGCCGGGATTCTGTGGAGTCGTGAAGCGGGCCTCGAGCTTCGGGGCCGCTCGTACTTCCTCGACTTCACCGGCGGGGTCAAGCCCTACTTGCTCACCGCGATGAACAACCACTCGGGGGCGGTGACCCGGGTGGAGTACCAACCCTCGACGCGAAGCTACCTCGCCGATCAGGAGCGGGGCTTGGCCTGGCGAACACCGCTGCCGTTCCCCGTCCAGGTGGTGGCGCGGGTGGAGGCCGCCGATCAGCTGTCCGGCGGCAAGCTCACCACGGAGTACAGCTATCACCACGGCTATTGGGACGGCGAGGAGCGCGAGTTCCGCGGGTTCGGGCGGGTAGACCAGCGGGATTCGGAGGAATTCGAGCGCTACGGTACCTCCGGTCTTCATCCCGGAGGGGGCTTCCAGACCGTCCCCACCGAGCGCTTCTCGCCGCCGGTGGAAACCCGCACCTGGTTCCATCAAGGGGCCGTCGCGGGAGAGGCCGGCGGATGGACGGAGCAGGATTTCACCACCGAATATTGGAGCGAGGATCCGAAGCTCCTCTCTCGGCCGCCGAATCAGGAGCGGGCGCTGCGGTCCCTCCCTCCGCCCACCCGGCGCGACGCCCTGCGCAGCCTGCGCGGCCGCATCTTGCGTAGCGAGCTCTACGCCCTGGACGGCGGCGAGCTGGAGGATCGGCCCTATACGGTCACCGAGCATCTCTACGGAGTGCGCGAAGAGGTCCCGCCTCAGGCCGGTGACCCGGGTCGCCGGCGCGTCTTCTTTCCCCATGTCCTGGAAGAGAGGGAGACGCGGTGGGAGCGCGGGGAGGATCCCGCCACCCGCTTCACCCTCACCGCGGATTACGATCCCTTCGGCCAGCCCCGGAGGGTCCTCGAGATCGCTTGTCCGAGGGGCTGGCGCCGCCCGGGGGATCGCCCCGCGGGACGGTACCTCGCGACCTGCACGCTGACTCGCTATGCAGAGCCTGCCGAGGGCTCGCCGGCTGCGGCATTGGAGAGGCACATACGGGACCGGATATCGATGACGACGCGCTTCGACATCGTCGACGAAGGCGGGTTCTCGCTGGAAGAAATCGTCGAGCGAGGCCGACTCCAAGAGGGGCTTCGGCCTTTGGCCCAGACTCTCAACTTCTACGACGGCGAGCCCTTCCACGGTCTCCCTCTGGGAAGGGTCGGGAGGTGGGGCGCCCTGGTGCGCACCGAGGAGCTGGTCCTCGCCGAGGGGATGCTGCGGCGAGTCGGGGAGGCTGCGGGTTTCGAGGGGCTCGCGCCCTATCTGTTTGCCGGTGAAGCGAGTCCCGACGAGATCGCCTGGTCCGTGGACTACCCGACGGAGTTCCGAGCCCGATTGCCGAGGGCCGCAGGCTACGTGGTCCATTCGGAAGACGACGGCTGCCTCGCGGGCTGCTTCGCCCGCACCGAACGGCGGTGCTACGACGTGCAGGCGGCCGCCGACGGTCCGGGCCGCGGGCTGGTGACCGCACACCTCGATCCTCTCGCCGGCGAGGCTGCCGGCGCCGTGGCGCCCACCACGGCAACACGGATCTCCTACGATTCCTACGATCTCCTACCGGTGGTCGTCGTCGATGCGGCGGGATTGCGCACCGAGGCCGACTATGACTATCGGGTGCTTCAGCCGCGGCAGGTCACCGACCCCAACGGCAACCGCAAGGTGTTCGGTTTCACCCCCCTCGGCCTGCTGAGCTCCATCGCGGTGCAGGGCAAGGAGGGTGAGGCGGTGGGGGATGGCGATCACCCGAGCACCGTGCTGCGTTACGACCTCAGTGCCTTCTCGCCGGTTGGCCGGCCTATTTCCGTAACCACGGTGCGGCGGGAGCATCATCACCACGACGAGGGCGTCTCCGGGGAGGATCGGCAGCGCACCCTCACCACCGTCGAATACTCCGACGGCTTCGGGCGCCCTTTGCAGGCTCGCACCCAGGCCGAGGACGTGCTCTTCGGTGAGGGGCCGTTGGGGCAGGGCTCGCTCCCGCCGGTTGACGGTGGGAACGAAGCTTGCCGGCGGACGCTGTCCGGACGCCGGCGGGGACCAGGGGAATCCGACAACGTCCTCGTCAGCGGCTGGCAGATCTACGACAACAAAGGGCGGGTGGTTCGGAAGTACGAGCCGTTCTTCGATCACGGCTGGGAATATCAGCCGCTGGGGGAGGAGACCCCGGGGGCCAGCGTGGTCATGGAGTACGACCCGCTGGGCCGGGTGATCCGGACGGTGAATCCGCAGGGCTCGGAGGAGCGGGTGGTCTACGGTAGGCCCCCGGACCTCACCGATCCAGCGCTCTTCCGGCCGTCCCCTTGGGAGGTCTTCGCCTACGACGCCAACGACAACGGCGGCCGTACCCACGGTGATGGGGCGCTGGAGTTTCGCCACAGCTGGAACACTCCCCGCAGCACGACGCTGGACGCCCTGGGACGCCCGGTGGAAACCATCGAACGTCTCACCTCCAAGCCTGAAGCGGGGGCGGCGGTCACGGTCCAGGAGTTGTCGACGGTCACCACCTACAACCTCCAGGGCCATCCCGTCGAGGTCCAGGACGCCCTCGGTCACATCGTCTTCCGCTACCTCTACGACCTGGCCGGGCGCAAGCTGTGCACCGAGAGTCTCGATGCCGGCGTGCGGTGGTCGATATTTGATGCCGCAGGGAACGAGATCGAGCGCCGCGACCCGCGCGGCGCTCTGATTCTGCGTTCCTACGACGCCCTCCAGCGGCCGGTGCGGCTGTGGGCCCGGGACTCCGGGGCGCGAGAGATCACTCTGCGGGAAGTCTTGATCTACGGCGACGACCCGCAGGCGGAGCCGCAGCGGTCCCCCGCCGAGCTCAACCTCCTCGGTCGCCTCTACCAGCACTACGACGAAGCGGGTCGCCTCACCTTCGAGGCCTACGATTTCAAGGGCAACGTGGTCGAGAAGACTCGCCAGGTCCTCTCCGACGAGGCGATCCTCGCCGTGTACCCGTCGGCCACGACGGAGCCCGGCGGGCGAACCGACGCTCTGCGGGTTCACTGGCAACCTCGGCCCGGTGAGTCGCTGGAAGAGCGCGCCCGGCGTTTGCTGGATCCCGCCGAGCATCGGCTGTCGAGCACCTATGACGCCCTCGATCGCGTCACGACCACCCTCTATCCCCTGGACGCCGACGGCGAGCGCAAGCGCCTCGAACCCCGATACAACCGCGCCGGAGCTCTGGAGGCGCTTTCGCTGGCGGGGGAGCCCTTCGTGGAACGCATCGCCTACAACGCCCGGGGCCAGCGGATTCTCCTGGTCTACGGCAACGGCGTGATGACCCGCTACGCCTACGACCCCGAGACCTTCCGCCTTGTTCGGCTGCGCTCCGAGCGGCTACAGAGCGAGGGCGACGCGGCGTACGTTCCCTCGGGGTCGCAGAGCGATCCGGCGACACTGTTTCAGGACCTGGCCTATCGATACGACCTCGGGGGCAACCTGTTGGAGATCCAGGACCGGGCTCCCCGGTGCGGCGTTCTCGACAATCCCCAGAGCCTCGAGGTCCAGGGGCACGATCCGGAGCTCGCCCGTCGGCTGGTTCAGGGCGATGCCCTGCTGCGCCGCTTCGAATACGATTCTCTGGATCGCCTGCTACGGGCCACCGGCCGCGAGCACGCCGCGCCGCCCCCGCCCCCGCCGCCGCCGTGGACCGATCGATCCCCCGGCACCGACCTCACCAGGGCGCGGCTCTACACGGAGTCCTACACTTACGACGGGGCGGGGAACTTGACCCGGCTCAAGCATGGCTCGGTGGTGCGCAGCTTCACGCTGCAGCCCGGGCTCAACCGCTTGCAGAGCCTCAAGGTGGACGGCGAGACCTACTCCTACGCCTACGACGCCAACGGCAATTTGACTCGCGAGGGCCTGAGCCGTCACTTCGAGTGGGATCACAGTGACCGCCTGCGCGCCTTCCGCAACCAGATGCAGGGCGCCGAGCCCTCCGTCCACGCCCACTACCTCTACGACGGTTCCGGGGAACGGGTGAAGAAGCTGGTGCGCACCTCCTCCGGCGGTCACCGGTCCACCGTCTACGTCGACGGCCTCTTCGAGCATCACCGAAAGGTAAGCGGGGGCTCCATCACCGAAAACGACACCCTCCACGTGCTGGACGGCCACCAACGCATCGCCGTCCGGCGCGTGGGGCCTCCTTTTTCCGGCGATCCGTCGGAACCGGTGCAATACCACCTCGGAGATCACCTCGGGAACAGCCACGTCACGGTGGCGGGACCCGGTGGAGGGGTGGTTCGCGAGGAATATACGCCCTACGGGGAGACGAGCTTCGGGGGGTTCGTGGGGAAGAGGTTTCGGTTTAGTGGGAAGGAGCGGGATGAGGAGAGCGGATTCTGCTATTACGGAGCGAGATATTACGCCCCATGGTTGGCGAGATGGTTCTCTAATGATCCGGAAGGTTCTTCGAGCGGCAGTGCTGGCTATAGATACGCTGTTAATAACCCTTTGAGGTTTGTCGATCCGGATGGTCGGAAAGATCGAGAGGCGATTCTGAATACTGGCCCGCAGGGCCAAGGGATCCTATCGTTCGTTCCAGGTCAGGTTCCTGGGCCAACCTTGAGGCGATGGGATGGGCCAGGTCTCGCCCCGACACCTCGTGATCGTGCAGTTATGGAAGGGCGCTTACCCAGGGAGGACTCAGAGGAGGGTTTTCTTTACGATCTTGAGTTGAAGAAAGCCATGAAGAGTGCTTGGGGAGCGTCTAAAGTCACTCCATCGGTAAGTTCTCCGTCAATACCGCCTAGTGGACAATTTTTATCATCCAAAGAGCTGGATGCTTCGGTCGCCCAGGCGGAGAGCCGAGGGAATAGCATTGTATACTTGAGAATCGATTTAAGCGCAGGGTACTTCTATGTAGGCAGGTCTGGGACAGACCTTGGGTTTGGCAGGTTCAATGTTAGGCAGGCTGAGCATGGCTCCGGCTACTCATTCCTAGTCCTTGCAACAGTAAAAGGCTCTCTGGCAAGGGTCGTTGAAGAAGACTGGATACGTCGCTTTGGTGGTCCCAGCATCTATGGAGGGTATCTGGAGAATAAACGCTATGAAATGAATGAGAGTATTTATCGAAGCACTTGCCAAGCTATAGGGCGGGAGCCGATCCCTCGGCCCACTGAGAACAGGGGACTTCCCAATCCCCCTCGCCCTCTCTGGCATCCAGTGACCGGCGGGTTGAGACGGTTAGGCACACCGAGAATCAACCTTCTGCCGCGAGCGCCGAGAGTCCCACTGAAGTGA
- a CDS encoding stress response translation initiation inhibitor YciH has product MRRKRPSRLVYSSESMVCAKCGWPAKECKCSDNLGEPVPEKVVAKLRIEKSGRGGKTVTVIYGLPRNESMLKALAKELKKACGSGGKAGDGQVEIQGDQRDQIRQLLQDRGWIVKG; this is encoded by the coding sequence ATGCGACGCAAACGCCCGTCCCGTCTCGTCTACTCTTCCGAATCGATGGTCTGTGCCAAGTGTGGATGGCCGGCCAAGGAGTGTAAGTGCTCCGACAATCTGGGCGAGCCAGTGCCGGAGAAGGTCGTCGCCAAGCTGCGCATCGAGAAGTCCGGACGCGGCGGCAAGACCGTCACGGTGATCTATGGCCTGCCGCGCAATGAGTCCATGCTCAAGGCCCTGGCGAAGGAGCTCAAGAAGGCCTGCGGCAGCGGCGGCAAGGCTGGAGACGGGCAGGTCGAGATCCAGGGAGACCAGCGCGACCAGATCCGCCAGCTGCTCCAGGATCGCGGCTGGATTGTCAAAGGCTAA
- a CDS encoding serine protease — translation MSWKSSTVRALLCTGLLIVGLGAPGLGVEAQPGVPGVDSSLPFEVDPIATAQQGPEPVGEEIALTIESPARLGTGTASTAPVWKYELTDPGASYIAPHFASMNLPEGAELVLRSPDGSRSWTYTGAGKIVPGASGFWGLHIPGETAVLELFSAKPVPQGAVLLDSYARGFPDSFPPSEPEALCGPDDSQWAKCYGGTMYNKSRAVARLLINGVSACTGWLVGPNGHLMTNEHCIGSASAAANTNYEFMAEGSSCSTSCASWFACPGTVVATSASLVKLNTSLDYALVQLPTNPTGTYGYFQLDACGASVGDEIYIPQHPAAWGKRIARASSHSLDSGTCRVRSLTETACSGGPGDVGYYCDTQGGSSGSPVVRHSDHYVIALHHCRGNPTCTSTGGQENRGVPIDAIISDLGGLLPSGAVVNTCAANLNLTGTPYYQVPFGVGLSANWSSIPGAASYRVTHFRQDACGSASVTITTTGNSSGSGAHNNCGAPDSCYYREATVEALDSGGNVITSETVSLCEVGPPPPLNLTATAYFQSGYRVGLSGSWSAVQGAANYRVTHFRQDACGSASVTSTTTGTSSSSGAHANCGAPTQCYYKRITVEAISAQGTSFITESADLCEIGNP, via the coding sequence ATGTCGTGGAAATCAAGCACCGTGAGAGCCTTGCTCTGTACCGGATTGTTGATCGTCGGCTTGGGAGCTCCTGGCCTCGGGGTCGAGGCCCAGCCCGGAGTTCCCGGAGTCGATTCCTCCCTACCCTTCGAGGTAGACCCCATCGCTACGGCGCAGCAGGGGCCGGAGCCGGTGGGTGAAGAGATCGCTCTGACCATCGAATCGCCGGCGCGGCTGGGTACCGGCACCGCTTCGACGGCGCCGGTGTGGAAGTACGAGCTCACCGACCCGGGAGCCTCGTACATTGCGCCGCACTTTGCATCGATGAATCTGCCGGAGGGCGCCGAGCTCGTTCTGCGCTCTCCCGACGGCAGCCGTAGCTGGACGTATACCGGTGCCGGCAAAATCGTCCCCGGCGCCAGCGGCTTCTGGGGTCTGCACATCCCCGGCGAGACCGCGGTGCTGGAGCTCTTCTCGGCCAAGCCGGTGCCCCAGGGCGCGGTCCTCCTCGACAGCTATGCCCGCGGCTTCCCCGACTCTTTCCCCCCTAGCGAGCCGGAAGCCCTGTGCGGCCCCGACGATTCCCAGTGGGCCAAGTGCTACGGCGGCACCATGTACAACAAATCGAGAGCGGTGGCGCGGCTGCTGATCAACGGCGTTAGCGCCTGCACCGGCTGGCTGGTGGGGCCCAACGGTCATCTGATGACCAACGAGCATTGCATCGGCAGCGCCTCCGCCGCCGCCAACACCAACTATGAGTTCATGGCCGAGGGCTCCAGCTGCTCTACCAGCTGCGCCTCGTGGTTCGCTTGCCCGGGCACCGTGGTGGCGACCTCGGCGTCGCTGGTCAAGCTCAACACCAGCCTGGACTACGCCCTGGTGCAGCTGCCCACCAATCCCACGGGCACCTACGGCTACTTCCAGCTCGACGCCTGCGGAGCCAGCGTTGGCGACGAGATCTACATTCCCCAACACCCCGCGGCCTGGGGCAAGCGCATCGCCCGAGCGTCGAGCCACTCGCTGGACAGCGGCACCTGCCGCGTGCGCAGCCTCACCGAGACGGCCTGCTCCGGCGGCCCCGGGGACGTCGGTTATTACTGCGACACCCAGGGCGGCTCTTCCGGCTCACCGGTGGTGCGGCACTCCGATCACTACGTCATCGCCCTGCACCACTGCCGCGGCAACCCCACCTGCACCAGCACCGGCGGTCAGGAGAATCGCGGCGTGCCCATCGACGCCATCATCTCCGACCTTGGCGGGCTGCTGCCGTCGGGCGCGGTGGTCAACACCTGCGCCGCCAACCTCAACCTCACCGGCACGCCCTACTACCAGGTACCCTTCGGCGTCGGCCTGAGCGCCAACTGGAGCTCCATCCCCGGCGCCGCCTCGTACCGCGTGACCCATTTCCGCCAGGACGCCTGCGGCTCCGCCAGCGTCACCATCACCACCACCGGAAACTCCTCGGGCTCGGGCGCCCACAACAACTGTGGCGCCCCGGACTCGTGCTACTACCGGGAGGCGACGGTGGAGGCGCTGGATAGCGGCGGCAATGTGATCACCAGCGAGACCGTTTCCCTCTGCGAGGTCGGCCCGCCACCGCCCCTCAACCTCACCGCCACGGCGTATTTCCAGTCCGGCTATCGGGTCGGCCTGAGCGGCAGTTGGAGCGCGGTGCAGGGAGCGGCGAATTATCGGGTGACCCACTTCCGCCAAGACGCCTGCGGCTCCGCCAGCGTCACCTCCACCACCACCGGCACCAGCTCCTCCTCCGGCGCCCACGCCAACTGCGGGGCCCCCACCCAGTGCTACTACAAACGCATCACGGTGGAAGCCATCAGCGCCCAGGGCACCTCCTTCATCACCGAGAGCGCAGATCTGTGTGAGATCGGCAATCCGTGA